One Leptospira meyeri genomic region harbors:
- a CDS encoding helix-turn-helix domain-containing protein: MTSPFQYFSEYLNFFLLFSALLGFLYAIGEFFSYHKNRKQILLGIIFLGTSYLLFNFYLISSGTIKWLYPLFLTDLPIVACLGVLLDEYFLTVLEGKFRSFRRLSYRIVPLTSLFVLIVFWNFWNKTKYLETQSLGLNPFLSRPLFLVLPTILIYIWCLLRIFRRISKQIRWSTFRKNYTLKIGIFIVGFCLALSFNGLITLARGGQTAHQLSGIAIGIFLCFLYVLRQSYPDFFLEVRKIVEDEKKAKISQISKLDHKEVRGKLQNLFEKEKIYREEKLSLRELAERMDLSSHQLSEFLNAEIKQSFYQYTNFHRVNEAKEKIEKEPDRSLLAIAYDVGFGSKSTFNEAFKKETGTTPREFREKILKKHPVRSSRS, encoded by the coding sequence ATGACTTCTCCCTTTCAATATTTCAGTGAATACTTAAATTTTTTCCTGCTGTTTTCCGCATTACTCGGATTTTTATACGCAATTGGAGAATTTTTTAGTTATCATAAAAATAGAAAACAAATTCTATTAGGAATTATTTTTTTAGGAACTAGTTACTTATTGTTTAACTTTTACTTAATTTCTTCTGGAACAATCAAATGGCTTTATCCTTTATTTTTGACGGACTTACCCATTGTCGCTTGTCTTGGGGTGTTGCTGGATGAATACTTTCTTACAGTTTTAGAAGGGAAATTTCGTTCTTTTCGTAGGCTTTCCTACCGGATCGTTCCTTTGACTTCTTTATTTGTTTTGATTGTCTTTTGGAATTTTTGGAACAAAACCAAATATCTCGAAACCCAATCTCTTGGTTTGAATCCATTTTTAAGTAGGCCTTTGTTTTTAGTTTTGCCAACCATTCTGATTTATATTTGGTGTTTGCTTCGTATTTTTAGAAGGATTTCAAAACAAATCCGCTGGAGTACGTTCCGAAAAAATTACACTTTAAAAATAGGGATCTTCATTGTTGGGTTTTGTTTGGCTTTATCCTTTAATGGACTCATCACTTTAGCAAGAGGTGGCCAAACCGCACACCAATTGTCTGGGATTGCCATCGGGATCTTTTTATGTTTTTTATATGTGCTTAGGCAAAGTTACCCAGATTTCTTTTTGGAAGTTCGGAAAATTGTAGAAGATGAAAAAAAGGCAAAGATTTCGCAGATTTCCAAACTGGATCACAAAGAGGTTCGAGGCAAACTCCAAAATTTATTTGAAAAAGAAAAGATCTACCGAGAAGAAAAACTAAGTCTCAGAGAATTGGCAGAAAGAATGGACCTAAGTTCTCACCAACTCTCCGAATTTTTAAATGCGGAAATCAAACAAAGTTTTTATCAATACACAAATTTCCACCGGGTGAACGAAGCGAAGGAAAAAATCGAAAAAGAACCGGATCGGTCCCTCCTTGCCATTGCCTATGATGTAGGATTCGGATCCAAATCGACCTTCAATGAAGCCTTCAAAAAGGAAACCGGAACCACTCCAAGAGAATTTAGAGAAAAAATCCTAAAAAAACATCCAGTTCGATCCAGTCGGTCGTAG